The DNA window catgtctgtgaaggttctcagtcatgcaggtcatggtaatctaaaaggcgtttaaaaaaggcagctggacttttagatgttttgagaagacgtttcgccaTCCGagtctgagtagcttcttcaggttTATAttggaaactctgtgggtaaaacccatcagaaacgcCCTGGACTTGTTTTTGtaatgaccagaaactggtaCCACTAATTGCCATTAACGGACGTATACCTGTTGTTGCTTTTTGGATGGCACAAAACAGCATCTCTAGAAAACAACCCTGCTAAAACAAACTTCTCCTGAGGTCTCTAAAGATCCTCCATCAGAAGATCTTCAGGAAAACCCACACCAGTCCTAAGTTTGGATTTTCCAGCCTTAACATCATCTTGTCTCAGCGCTTGAAATGCACATATCCCAGTCAAACCGTCACAGTCACCATCGAACGACAAAATTGGCACACAAATGTCTCACCAAAATGTGGACTTTCCCAACATTTTCCAAATGGGAAGTGGAATCAGGAAGATCTGCACAACAGGCACGCACAATGATGATGCATTTCTGTGCCATTATGGTGGAAAAATAACACGAGTCGATGCAATAAaggaaaatagagaaaaaaaaaacaggaaggagacaAGATATGAGCAACAGACATGTCGTTATGCATCATCTTCACACTGGCTGGTGAGGTCTGGAGATCAGGAGGtccagagagacaggcagacagagacactgGTTTCCCCATTGTGCCAGTGTCGCCGTGCCACCTCACCAGCTGGCTGGGAGCGGCCTCCTTCAGCATGACAGCACGCATTAAGCCcatgaaaacaaaacctaaCAGGTCTGAATTAACTGTAACCGTCTTGAATAAATGAGGACCGAGACCGGGCTGTCTACTGAACGATTCCAAACAAAGAGCAGGCTTGACAGCCTTACAGGAGGTGCACTGAACGCTCCACTGTGCTTTCCTTGAAACCTGCCCGTCAGTAAAGCTCTTCTTTCATTGATTAACTGTCTCTCTGCAGGAGGCTTCGAGGAGAGGCCAGGCTGTTGCATGAACACAGGCTGATTGTCTCTCTATCCGCCCTCCACGTCTTCCTTTCTCTGATAGCTCAGCTGTTACCATAGATATCATCCTTTCTCCCGATGCATGCACGCACGCTGGAGTGTATGCACCTGTGCAATGGGCGTGATGCTCTTTATTTTTGCTCATGTCCAGacacaaaaactgcatttcccAGCCGTAGTGAGCCACAAATGCACCGAAAACGCACTCTTAAAAGCCGATAACGGCACCGAGACGTGCTGGCTGGAACTGAGTCACTGTGCATACATGGACTGATATTTATTAGACACACACCGGGTGGGACCACGGATCAGCAGAGGCTGCTGGAGACCTGCAGGTGCTTGTTGGGCCCGCAGCACTGACTGACAGGTGGCGCCGGGCAATTAAGACAGCTACGCATTTTGCAGTTAATGGGAAATTCAGAGACAATTTGGCGACTTACCTCAGTGCCACGCGGACGGAGCTTTCGTCCTGTCCCGTCGTCATGATTCCTCACGCAATAAacgacagaaaaataacaaaaaccgtatttttgtgtgtgcgtgctggcTGCTTGCCTCTGGCAAAACAGCGAGAAAAGAGTGCGCACTCCCCCGGCAGCCGAGCTGACTCGAGCAACGGGGCTGTTTCACCTCGACTTCAGCGCCGccatttcaaaacacaaacaatatcTTAAAGGTGTTTTTGACCATGGTCACCGGGAAAGTTAGGCGGTGTGTGAGCATGTCGCGTCTAAGTGCAGTGCATCTCTGCGCAGCTCGGCCCGGATGCTTCAGCCTGCCTACCGCTGCTAGGTGAGCCATTggacgcgcgcgcacacgcgtATAAAAACTCGCACACGCGCCGCGTGCCTCTTTCTGGTCCTTTTACGCACCGGGAGGGAGCCGCAATGCGTCAGCAAGCCACGCCCTCTCCCGGGAAACGGCTCCGAGGTGACGTCATAATAAGGTGTTATCCACATTTTATAAAGAGAATAAGTGGTGGCTAGGCTACACCCTCTTTTATCTATGTTATACCCCAGAAAGTGACAGCAATGCTAAGTTTTTCACCTTCTAATTTGAGAAAAATTTGACAATACAACAGGTGAATTGCACATGTATAGGCCTAAATCAAAAATAGCTGTTCCATTATTCTTATTAACCACATATTagtttgtaatatttattattatattatgtatattattttattcgTGTCATTTCTTGTATTTTGGTGTACACATGCAATGCTTTAGTTCCAGCTATGAGAGAAGTTATTTGGCAACTCAAACTTAATGACTTCATGTGCcatgttgttttatgttatttcattttaacataGCACATCAAGGCATAAAGGCCACCTGACGTTAGTAATACTTTACACAGCTCATTGTTTCCCCTTGTGATGAATCCTCATTTTTGATGAAGGTATATTAGTACTAAAAGCACAAAAAGATGACACACTGATGAATAGTATAACTGGTATTTTGAAACCCAACTCTGAGTGTCTCAGACTCCACAGATTAGGCGTCCTTTATGGTATTTGTGCACGAAATAAATCTGAATGCACCTCTACAAAATGTGAATTAGCTatgctcattttaaaaaaatatgacattaaaatgaatgtctGGTTTAGAAATACTTGCAGATTACACCGTCTACAAGGTAAGGAACggaaataaaaagtcattagCCATTcagttaaatttagttttagtgCCACCTTGTGGCTTGATTCTGACATTGCATAAAGGCAGCAGAAGCGAACAGAAGCTTTAGTATTGGGACGATGACTGTATTTTTAGAAAGTGTATGTAAGTGTTGACACATCATTTCAacagaatgagaagaaaaacaatctgGCTGCACTAATTATAGCAACACTTTAGTTGGAGTAATACAGACCTGGAGTCTGGCTGCACAGACTCTGAAACAGagtgagcagagggaagccaCGTTAAGTTTTCCTGAAGCTGCATACagagtttggtttgtgtgtaaaAAGCCTCCAGCACTCCACCCTACTGTTTCCTGCTGGGTCATAACTCCATGAATACAGGAGTCCCATTACAAGCCTCTCAGGTTACAAGGACATAAAGGCATGGCAAAATACAGGCCTTAGTTATGACTTCACACGTTGATGAACTTTAAAGTAAAGCCGAGTTAAAAGCTGCACGGTGCATGAGAGAATCTGACTGGTTTTTAGAGAGAGTGCTGAAATGAACTGTCCTTGTCCTTCTGGTCACAAATACCATTCAATCTCAAATCACTTGTCGGCATTTTACTTAAAAGTGAACGTGTTGGCCCAGCTCTAGATTTACTACTCTATTTGTGATTACACTTCAGATCATGTAGATGCTCCTTAGCTACAGCTTGATCGACTTCGAATGAATTCAAACAATTTGCGGTTTTATTGTTCCAGGTTTTGAGATAtaatatgtgattttttttgcctccaTACCAAAAACCAACTGCTTTTGTTGCTTcatgacatttataaaaaaaaaaaaaaaaaagttaatggaGAATAAAGTCACAGTCTGACCCTTCTTAAATCCTGCTGACATGAGAGTTATGTTATGTTCATGGGGAAATTGACCTTTGACTCAGTACAAACATTGACTGACCTTTATTATCAGATTGCTTTAATTGTTTGTTCAGTAGCAAAATATCACAATCATAGACAGAGGATAATAAAAGAGACATGGAAGGTAGCTTCATCAACAGCACTTTAGAATTTTAACCACAAAACGAGGACTGAAAACACCTCATTTGTCACAATTGATTTATGGCCTTTTTAATCCAAACTGTTGCTAACAAAGGATTACAGTCCACCTGAGGCTAAATTGTGTCTCGTGTACAAAATGGCAGCATCAGTATTCTGAATAACATCTGTAAAATTCACAATacaaaaagatatatttttttttggatatcaGTAAGTTCTTCATGGATGCTATGAATGCTACGCTAAATGATAATGAACCTGTAACCacacaatttaaagttttttgtgtttccataaTTCACTTAAAGCCTAATATGAAAAGAAGACGACTTGTAATAAGTAATATTGTACAACTAGTAGATGCCAGCTGTAGCACTAAAGCGAATAGTAACATACTGAAATGTACCAGTGTATAAGGACACATTGTGTTCAAAGGCGCTCCGTATTCAGGAGAACTTGGTCACGATTATCTGAGCTGcaacaacaaagagatgaaactgaacattacaaaaaaaaaacaaaggcataTTTAGTGCTGTCGTAGCATAGGAGGAAAGCTGGCAGAGCTTTTAACACCCTGGTGCTGTACTTACAATTACATAGGATATAGCACTGTCTGATTCCACTGCTCCATAGTCTGTTGAGCTCATTTCCAAAccttgctaaaaaaaacaaagaaatttgGACATCTTGGTCTAACAATTCTGCATATATGAAACTTATTTTGAAGACACCTTTATGGCTTTTAAAGTGCAACCTCCTCTCCCACTGTACAGACAACCCTCAAATCAAGCGTCGTTTTACACCAGCACCCATTCAAAGATACCGCCAATCTTAGTGACGAACAAGAAAGTGTCATGAAAGAGTTCAAATGTGACAGAAAGTGATGCATGAAGTTGTCTCTAGTGCATGTTGTGGATCTCTGACTCTAAAATCTTTATGCATTGGAAGTACAGGGGCAGGCTGCACCAGCCGGGCATCAGGCCAGTCCTCAGAGCTGGCCGAGTGGAGTGCCTTTCGAACCATCTACGTGCTACGCTGCATGCGACTAAATCGTGTGCCTATTTCGAGGTAAGTGTAAAGTGAAAGGCCTAGACAAGTGGTCCGGGTGAAAATGAAATGGTTCGTACAACGGCGCACTGATATACAAAATATTCACAGACAAAGGAGCACGGTAAGAATGCAACAATCTCATGTATGGAAATAGAACCTATTAAGATCTTTGGTTTATGTGTGATGCAGACATGAAACACACTGATGTGGtggtaagtgtgtgtgagcagggACGGTGATACTATGCAACAGTGCATACTATGTATTTACTGTAGAATTCAttgcgtttttatttattcgtctTCGCCAGTGGTTTATAATTCGATTTCCTGGCAAAACTGGAAGTGAAGACAAGCTAAGTAACCATGAATTTccctcgggataaataaagtatctatctaatctaatcctAAACTAATCACGAGGCTGGGCGTAGCTGAGCATGACGTAGGGATTACACTCAACTTTTCTACGTCCGGCTGGTGCAACCGGCCTCAGATAGTTAAAGGGAGCACACTTCTTGATGGAATGTCAGTGTTTGGAGTTTCAGGGTGCATAGATGCTGAGAGCTGAATCAAGCAAAGAGCTCTTCACATTATTGGGGAACACATTTGTCTTGATGCTAGCAAAATAATACAGAATGTCAGCAACCAGGTTACTATTTGTGAACATTTTGAACCAGAACACAGACTTGTTTCTAAGGACGTGCTTtctgggaaaaacaaaagtcattCAGTCAGTTATTCTGATTTATGGTCTTTCGTCATTTGCTACAGTTTGATTATAAAACACTTAATACGGCCAAGTCTTGCTTTAGTGTTCCCTTATTTAATGACTGAGAGGATGATGGGAAATGAGGAAAATAACTAAACCCAAcatggaaaaaaatcaaaagtgcCACATTCCCAGTGAGACAAAGGCAGACAGAAAATAATCATTGAAGAAAGATTTGCATGAGCCCGTTACCCTCAGTCCCTGGAGAGCTCAAGCCTTCATTGATCAcagccactagagggcgacatgATTACATTTCCTCCCCGCGTGAGCAGCCTTCACATCCTGAAAGGACAGTGTGGACAGAGTGGAAAGAGAAAGTCCTCCCAGCAGTCTACTCTACATCGGAGGCATCGGTGTCGGAGGGCAGATAGTTGCTGCCTTTTACCCGGATGTAGTGAATGTGGCGATTGTCTTTGGGCGAGGTGCCTCCGCAGGAGCAGAGCCGACCGGTGAACAGGTTCTCGATGTCCTCCAGCTGCAGGCCCTGAGTCTCTGGGAGGCAGCCCAGGACAAAGACGAGGCCCAGCGCCACCAGGGCTGTGTACAAGAAGAACgcacctggaggacagagactGTCTGTTAGGCTCTGAGCTCGGACGTTCAACTGGCATGGTGCCTATAATTCTAACCAGGGtgaatgtgaaacaaaaatgaagatgCAAACTGGGCTCATTTTCCTATCATGCCATTCATATTCCCTACTGAACCTAGTGAACAGCAGTAATTTTCCCAGCCACtttgccttgtttattttagactGAATGTAGATCACATCCAGAGCAACTCTGTGCCTACGTTTGTGAGGATTTATGTCATAATTTGACAGTACACTGGTAGATAACGGAACTAATTTTCTCCCGTACAGTTACAGTTTGCATTCTACCACTGAATTATACTAcgcaaatgttttattttatgcactATTAGCACACGATTCAATATAGTTTCACACACACGTTAAGCAAACCTGAGCCCTCGGCACGGTCCCAATGCTAAAAGCAGGACGGTATTTATACCGTAGAGACCACGCCCGGTTGTACAAGGACTACCAAACGTTTCAGAATCTGACTAAAGCAAAAGAGACTCTCTGTGCAGTCACAGGAAACGCTTTCACCGACGACAtattgtcacattttatttaaaacacagagaTAAGTCAGATAACAGGAACCGGTGAAAAAAAATTCCCACGGGTGCCACAACCAGGAAGCCTGcacactaaaaacaaaagcagagctCATGATGGTTTACGGATGAGTTTCGAATGGAAATAGCACATGAAGACGCTTGACACGACAACATAAAATGCGTTACGATTACCTCATATTTCTCATAGTCTTACCATAGTAGGTGAGGAACTCAGCGATGTGGAGAAAAGTCAGAGACACCAGGACATTAAAGATCCAGTTGACACCAGCTGAGCAGGCGTTGCCGGTGCTGCGCGCCCACAGCGGGTAGATCTCTGAGTTCACCGTCCAAGGCATAGTGCCCATACCTACAATACGTATACACAGTTTCATTTCTCAATCAAGTACTTTATGTGGCAATACTTTGCACAAacaatcattttcttttcttctggaAACTATTTCTGTCATTTGTAAATATTACTGTAAGCATTAAGGGGGCAAATCTACTTTTATAGCTGTTCTCAAGCAGTTAGGCTGTGggtagaaaacaacatttataatgAAAAGGTGCACTGGTGCTGCTGAGCACTCTACCAAAGATGCATCAAGTAAACTCCTTGAAAGCACCTGTAGATGTCATACCTGGAGCAAAGAATGCGAGGTACAAGATGAGGCCCATCAGGACGATCCAGGAGTAAGATGTGGGACAGTAGTTGTAAGCCCAAATTGGAGGCTCAGTCGCCTCTGTTTGATTGAAACAcctggatgaaataaataaaagaaaatgcttaCAATTCAACCTGATTTATCTAACAACAAAAGTCAGTTTTGATACCATTTTTAGCAATATAACTGTAGTCACATGAACTGGAGGTTGAGAAATTTGTTGTTCTCAAGGtgtgcaagaacaagaacaaaccTCGTTCTTAGGGACTTCCCACTGCAGCATAGGTCACACACGTTAATGGGAAATGGACATGTTATTTTTGGGTGTCAGCCAGTTGTTTTGACGACTGCGTCCGTCGGATCACGCCACGTCATCATACACCTCCTGTGTGTGGGTTCATGTTGAATGAACGGTGTGACCCGACAGACATGGTCGCCAAAATGACTGGCCGAcatctgaaagaagaaaagtgcCTCTCGTTGTTTATCTATTGTATCACCCTCAATGCTTAGCGCGTGTGACGTATGCTGCAGAGGGAGGGCGCTATAAGGACTTCCCCAGAGTTCGGCactttacagtctatggtttccCCATGGAGTATGAATAACTTGGcccaaactattttttttttctcacagccCTTGGAGAGAGAATAAATCTCCCGTTTGTAGCAGAGTATGTAGCTTTAACTCATGTATTTTCGCAAGTATCACCCAAACATTCAGAAAGCCAGTGTCTGACCTTCCCCAGGCGGCGTGATCTGTGGACGTCGGACTGACAGGAATGCAGGAGGAGTCGTATACCGCGGTGCCGTTTTCACGGTAACAAAATCCACAATCTGGATCCAACATGCAGGATTCACAGAACCTGGAGGACAGAGCCGAGTGTCAGTTCTCTCACAGACACGCACACTTAGCTCTGACTGGAccgaggaggagggaagaaggatAAAATGGACTACCTCGCTTTGGCAAGATCATCTCACAAATGAATCAAAGTAAAATGTGAGAGTTTAAGAACTGATATACCTATATTAATTAACTAAATCATCATGGAAGAATATACAAAGAATATCACTGCGATAAATGTGACGCTTTCCTTAAAGACACCTAATATTCATCTTCGTCTCTATCTGAGTAATATGTgggtggagagagagatgacCTGCAttctatatatttaaaaacaacactgacgTAGTTTCACTCGGTGTAGACGTTGGTTGTTTGATGAAGGACCTCGTCCGTGTCATGTGCCTATTTTATTGGCACAAACGCTGTATAAAGTACAAACTTATTCCACACTTCGTGGGaacataacagaaacactttagtgtaaTTCAATCCAGTTAAACAGCACCACATACGAGATCCTCTAAACGATCAcccagttgaattaccacctctCTGATGTTGttctaaatgaaaagaaatctctTTTATTCTTACCCATAAATACTGCAGGTTGAGTTTTGAGGGTCGACTGGGTGGAGGGTTATGGGTGGAGAGCTCTGCGCAGACAGCAAGAACCCGACCGCCAGCAAAGTCAGACTCAGCCCAGTACCTGCATCGGAGAAATACAAGCTAAATGAAGGTCTGAGAGACAAGGAAAATATTATTCATATAAACTACGAATGACTAAAGCCTGTAGGTGCATGTGAATTAAGTTACAACTAAAGTCACTGGCACAGAACCACTGATTCACTGCAAGGAAGAGTGAAGTAATATTTAAAGAATGAATAActtaaataagtaaacaatAGAGAATCGCAGATGTTTAACTATAGTGAAGTAGAAAAATGTCTGTCCTACTGTTAATCACTGTGGCAGAATCTCAAACCTAAAAGGCTGCCCAGGGTCAGCTTCCTGCGACCCACTCTCTCCACAAGCCACACCCCGACCAGCGTGAACACAAAGTTGGTGGCGGAGGTGGCGGCGGTCAGCCAGATCGCCTGTTTATCGTCCCGCACTCCCGCCATCTGGAGAATGGTTGCACTGTAGTACCTagataaaacacagattaacTTCCAGTTAGACGGATTGGGTGGCGGTAAAGAGACACAAAGCTCTGCCTTATCATTCGAGGTTCCACGCGAGTGGTCAGCGTTATCGGAGAGGCAGGGAAAtggttgtgtgggtgtgtaaTGCAAGCGGTTGACGTACATGACAGTGTTTATCCCAGATAGCTGCTGAAACATCTGAAGGCCACAGCCGACGATGAGAGCCCTGCGAGTGGGACCGTGGCTGAGGATGCGGAAAATAACAATACCTCCTAAAAACAACCAACCAAACGTTTTAACACATATCCAAATTGATCATACTTTCatttcaaagcaaacaaaatgtcacatttacaaAGTCTAGATAAAacttcttttttcattcagaTCATTCACCTCCACCcgcccctccctcttcttcctcaatGCTGGTTCTGATGGTGTCGTACTCCTCGTCCACGTTCTGGCCTCCTCTGATCTTGGTCAGGATTTGACGGGCCTCTTGGCTCCGACCCTTTTGGAGGAGCCAACGGGGGCTCTccgggaggaagaggaacccgAAGAACTGCAGCACGGCAGGAACGATGGACAGGCCCAGCATGTATCTACAGCACGGAGAGAACGGAGAGGACTGTAGGGGAGGGGGCATGtataaagaaaactaaaaaccgggtggtcaaaataacagaaaggaTGTGGTGCAACGCAACAAAATTCAGCctccaaaattaaaacacaactgaaacaacagctctgtcagttatttaaaacaaatgctgaataccgtAACCTTCATCACAGACTGAACATGA is part of the Mugil cephalus isolate CIBA_MC_2020 chromosome 10, CIBA_Mcephalus_1.1, whole genome shotgun sequence genome and encodes:
- the LOC125015490 gene encoding proton myo-inositol cotransporter-like isoform X3, which translates into the protein MIHDENFRFFKGFFEDTSITEPSKSPSLSHSTPLHSSYDECSLQRLSPMSNRRQTAVNNGERSLIETTPEDSSRNLLDKDSPTSFVYVLAFFSALGGFLFGYDTGVVSGAMLLLKKEMNLNTLWQELLVSSTVGAAAASALCGGPLNGWLGRRICILIASFIFSIGGVILAVAPDKVVLLVGRITVGLGIGIASMTVPVYIAEVSPPHMRGQLVTVNSLFITGGQFIASVIDGAFSYLSHDGWRYMLGLSIVPAVLQFFGFLFLPESPRWLLQKGRSQEARQILTKIRGGQNVDEEYDTIRTSIEEEEGGAGGGGIVIFRILSHGPTRRALIVGCGLQMFQQLSGINTVMYYSATILQMAGVRDDKQAIWLTAATSATNFVFTLVGVWLVERVGRRKLTLGSLLGTGLSLTLLAVGFLLSAQSSPPITLHPVDPQNSTCSIYGFCESCMLDPDCGFCYRENGTAVYDSSCIPVSPTSTDHAAWGRCFNQTEATEPPIWAYNYCPTSYSWIVLMGLILYLAFFAPGMGTMPWTVNSEIYPLWARSTGNACSAGVNWIFNVLVSLTFLHIAEFLTYYGAFFLYTALVALGLVFVLGCLPETQGLQLEDIENLFTGRLCSCGGTSPKDNRHIHYIRQGLEMSSTDYGAVESDSAISYVILR
- the LOC125015490 gene encoding proton myo-inositol cotransporter-like isoform X1, translated to MIHDENFRFFKGFFEDTSITEPSKSPSLSHSTPLHSSYDECSLQRLSPMSNRRQTAVNNGERSLIETTPEDSSRNLLDKDSPTSFVYVLAFFSALGGFLFGYDTGVVSGAMLLLKKEMNLNTLWQELLVSSTVGAAAASALCGGPLNGWLGRRICILIASFIFSIGGVILAVAPDKVVLLVGRITVGLGIGIASMTVPVYIAEVSPPHMRGQLVTVNSLFITGGQFIASVIDGAFSYLSHDGWRYMLGLSIVPAVLQFFGFLFLPESPRWLLQKGRSQEARQILTKIRGGQNVDEEYDTIRTSIEEEEGGAGGGGIVIFRILSHGPTRRALIVGCGLQMFQQLSGINTVMYYSATILQMAGVRDDKQAIWLTAATSATNFVFTLVGVWLVERVGRRKLTLGSLLGTGLSLTLLAVGFLLSAQSSPPITLHPVDPQNSTCSIYGFCESCMLDPDCGFCYRENGTAVYDSSCIPVSPTSTDHAAWGRCFNQTEATEPPIWAYNYCPTSYSWIVLMGLILYLAFFAPGMGTMPWTVNSEIYPLWARSTGNACSAGVNWIFNVLVSLTFLHIAEFLTYYGAFFLYTALVALGLVFVLGCLPETQGLQLEDIENLFTGRLCSCGGTSPKDNRHIHYIRQGLEMSSTDYGAVESDSAISYVIVSTAPGC
- the LOC125015490 gene encoding proton myo-inositol cotransporter-like isoform X4, with protein sequence MSNRRQTAVNNGERSLIETTPEDSSRNLLDKDSPTSFVYVLAFFSALGGFLFGYDTGVVSGAMLLLKKEMNLNTLWQELLVSSTVGAAAASALCGGPLNGWLGRRICILIASFIFSIGGVILAVAPDKVVLLVGRITVGLGIGIASMTVPVYIAEVSPPHMRGQLVTVNSLFITGGQFIASVIDGAFSYLSHDGWRYMLGLSIVPAVLQFFGFLFLPESPRWLLQKGRSQEARQILTKIRGGQNVDEEYDTIRTSIEEEEGGAGGGGIVIFRILSHGPTRRALIVGCGLQMFQQLSGINTVMYYSATILQMAGVRDDKQAIWLTAATSATNFVFTLVGVWLVERVGRRKLTLGSLLGTGLSLTLLAVGFLLSAQSSPPITLHPVDPQNSTCSIYGFCESCMLDPDCGFCYRENGTAVYDSSCIPVSPTSTDHAAWGRCFNQTEATEPPIWAYNYCPTSYSWIVLMGLILYLAFFAPGMGTMPWTVNSEIYPLWARSTGNACSAGVNWIFNVLVSLTFLHIAEFLTYYGAFFLYTALVALGLVFVLGCLPETQGLQLEDIENLFTGRLCSCGGTSPKDNRHIHYIRQGLEMSSTDYGAVESDSAISYVIVSTAPGC
- the LOC125015490 gene encoding proton myo-inositol cotransporter-like isoform X2, translated to MIHDENFRFFKGFFEDTSITEPSKSPSLSHSTPLHSYDECSLQRLSPMSNRRQTAVNNGERSLIETTPEDSSRNLLDKDSPTSFVYVLAFFSALGGFLFGYDTGVVSGAMLLLKKEMNLNTLWQELLVSSTVGAAAASALCGGPLNGWLGRRICILIASFIFSIGGVILAVAPDKVVLLVGRITVGLGIGIASMTVPVYIAEVSPPHMRGQLVTVNSLFITGGQFIASVIDGAFSYLSHDGWRYMLGLSIVPAVLQFFGFLFLPESPRWLLQKGRSQEARQILTKIRGGQNVDEEYDTIRTSIEEEEGGAGGGGIVIFRILSHGPTRRALIVGCGLQMFQQLSGINTVMYYSATILQMAGVRDDKQAIWLTAATSATNFVFTLVGVWLVERVGRRKLTLGSLLGTGLSLTLLAVGFLLSAQSSPPITLHPVDPQNSTCSIYGFCESCMLDPDCGFCYRENGTAVYDSSCIPVSPTSTDHAAWGRCFNQTEATEPPIWAYNYCPTSYSWIVLMGLILYLAFFAPGMGTMPWTVNSEIYPLWARSTGNACSAGVNWIFNVLVSLTFLHIAEFLTYYGAFFLYTALVALGLVFVLGCLPETQGLQLEDIENLFTGRLCSCGGTSPKDNRHIHYIRQGLEMSSTDYGAVESDSAISYVIVSTAPGC